From Streptomyces fungicidicus, one genomic window encodes:
- a CDS encoding DUF5999 family protein, with amino-acid sequence MCQHQPSCPSADSADRESARLVAHHPEQGWSLLCNGVVFFEDTGELLPDGRVIAPRSRGVSLTTA; translated from the coding sequence ATGTGCCAGCACCAGCCATCGTGCCCCTCAGCCGACTCAGCCGACCGGGAGTCCGCCCGTCTCGTGGCGCACCACCCGGAGCAGGGCTGGAGCCTGCTGTGCAACGGTGTCGTGTTCTTCGAGGACACCGGCGAACTCCTGCCCGACGGAAGGGTCATCGCCCCGCGTTCCCGGGGCGTCAGCCTGACCACCGCCTGA
- a CDS encoding winged helix-turn-helix transcriptional regulator, with the protein MAKAPRRGPYICGIDAALDVVSGKWKGLILWELHVCRVCRFAELRRRMPGVSEKMLTQHLREMEEDGLVHREVYAEVPPRVEYSLTEHGRTLNEALGPLGVWGVERMRREGTEAVEVAEPSHG; encoded by the coding sequence ATGGCCAAGGCACCGAGGCGCGGGCCCTACATCTGCGGCATCGACGCCGCGCTCGACGTGGTCAGCGGCAAATGGAAGGGACTGATCCTCTGGGAGCTCCACGTCTGTCGGGTGTGCCGCTTCGCCGAACTGCGGCGCCGTATGCCGGGGGTGAGCGAGAAGATGCTGACGCAGCACCTGCGGGAGATGGAGGAGGACGGCCTCGTGCACCGTGAGGTGTACGCCGAGGTGCCGCCCCGGGTGGAGTACTCCCTGACCGAGCACGGGCGCACGCTCAACGAGGCGCTCGGACCGCTCGGCGTCTGGGGAGTCGAGCGGATGCGCCGAGAGGGGACCGAAGCGGTCGAGGTGGCCGAACCCTCGCACGGATGA